Proteins from a genomic interval of Equus quagga isolate Etosha38 chromosome 13, UCLA_HA_Equagga_1.0, whole genome shotgun sequence:
- the CIART gene encoding circadian-associated transcriptional repressor, giving the protein MDSPSSVSSYSSYCLSSSFSTSPVNSDFGFPSDSEGEDKGTLGPNLGTVGQRPGARPSPGPIRCRQRPKVSSNQHTASHSEQQGLASPMAGSGVKRPRDGELETSLNIQGYTTEGDLLFAQKCRELQGFIRPLTDLLNGLKMGRFERGLSSFQQSVAMDRIQRIVGVLQKPQMGERYLGTLLQVEGMLKTWFPHIAAQKSSLGSSRHQLTKHFPSHQGYPTASSPAPPKEKMDQTRLGHLVLKPKQPWHLPQWPAMNLTWIHTTPICNPPLSSPGTISFSHSPLGTGTSIGVILFLQHGVQPFTHSAPTTPVLPTTATPVIPGDPKKLSGEGLRCHSLPVTLSDWSCTLSSPGLPTMTREMNVRHLKQMRSLPPIAPDVRPLKP; this is encoded by the exons ATGGATTCTCCATCTAGCGTTTCTTCCTATTCTTCCtactgtctctcttcctctttttccaccTCCCCAGTGAACAGTGACTTTGGCTTCCCCTCTGATAGTGAGGGGGAGGACAAGGGGACCCTTGGCCCCAACCTAGGCACTGTCGGGCAGAGGCCAGGTGCTCGGCCCAGCCCTGGTCCTATCCGCTGCAGGCAACGACCCAAGGTTTCCAGTAACCAACATACAGCATCTCACTCGGAACAGCAGGGATTGGCTTCTCCCATGGCAGGATCTGGGGTCAAAAGACCAAGAGATGGTGAATTGGAGACCAGTCTAAACATCCAAGGTTATACCACAGAAGGAGATCTGCTGTTTGCTCAGAAG TGCAGAGAACTCCAAGGATTCATACGTCCTCTCACAGATCTACTGAATGGGCTCAAGATGGGTCGCTTTGAGAGAG GATTGAGCAGTTTCCAGCAGAGTGTGGCAATGGACAGGATCCAGCGTATCGTAGGTGTTCTGCAGAAGCCACAGATGGG GGAGCGTTATCTAGGGACCCTGCTACAGGTAGAAGGGATGTTAAagacttggtttcctcatataGCTGCCCAGAAGTCATCATTGGGTAGTAGCAGGCACCAGCTGACCAAG CATTTTCCAAGCCACCAAGGTTATCCAACTGCTTCTTCTCCTGCACCTCCCAAGGAAAAGATGGACCAGACACGGCTAGGACATCTAGTATTGAAACCAAAGCAGCCTTGGCACCTCCCTCAATGGCCAGCTATGAACCTCACTTGGATCCACACCACTCCAATTTGCAACCCCCCTCTAAGTTCCCCAGGTACTATCTCCTTTAGCCATAGTCCTTTAGGCACTGGAACCAGCATTGGAGTCATCCTTTTCCTCCAGCATGGAGTGCAGCCCTTCACCCACTCTGCCCCAACCACTCCAGTCCTACCTACTACTGCAACTCCTGTCATCCCTGGTGATCCTAAGAAACTATCTGGAGAGGGACTTCGTTGCCACAGTTTGCCAGTAACTCTATCAGACTGGAGCTGTACCTTGTCTTCTCCTGGTCTACCCACCATGACCAGAGAGATGAATGTAAGACACCTAAAGCAGATGAGAAGCCTTCCTCCAATTGCTCCTGATGTCCGTCCTCTCAAGCCCTAA
- the MRPS21 gene encoding 28S ribosomal protein S21, mitochondrial has translation MAKHLKFIARTVMVQEGNVEGAYRTLNRILTMDGLIEDIKRRRYYEKPCRRRQRESYETCRRIYNMEMARKINFLMRKNRADPWQGC, from the exons ATGGCAAAACACCTGAAGTTCATTGCCAGGACTGTGATGGTACAGGAAGGGAACGTGGAGGGTGCATATAGGACCCTCAACAG AATCCTCACCATGGATGGGCTCATTGAGGACATTAAGCGACGGCGGTACTATGAGAAGCCTTGCCGCCGGCGACAGAGGGAAAGCTATGAAACTTGCCGGCGAATCTACAACATGGAAATGGCTCGCAAGATCAACTTCTTGATGCGAAAGAATCGGGCGGATCCATGGCAAGGCTGCTGA